GCGCCGCTGACGCCGGTCGTCCCGATCATCTCGGTGTTGTCCGGATTCCCGATCCACACCCCCGCCGCCAGGTCGGGCGTGTACCCGACCGTCCAATTGTCCTTGAAGTCGTTGGTCGTGCCGGTCTTCACCGCGGCGGGGAAAGGCAGGTTGAGGACCGAGTTGGCCCCGAACATCGGCGTGCGGGCTTCGTTGTCGGAAAGAATCGAGGAAATCAGGAAGGCATGCTCCTCGCGCAGAACCCGCTCCCCGGCCGCCGGCTGGTGCTCGAAGACGGTCTTCCCGTCGAAGGTCTGGATTTTGGTGATCGCCACCGGGGGAATCCGCACGCCGCCGGCGGCCAATACCGCGAAGGCGCCCGTCATTTCCAGCGGCGTCACCTCGCCTCCGCCCAGGGTGAGCGAAAGCCCGTAGTCCGCCCGGGTCAGCGTGGTGATGCCCAGCCGTTTGGCCATCGGGATGAATCCGTCGGGGGAAGGCGTGGCCGGATCGTCGTAGATGCCGACGGCCTGCAGGGTCTTCACCGCCGGGATGTTGTAAGAGTTCGCCAGCGCGCCGCGCACCGTCACCGGTCCGTGGAAGCGGCCGTCGTAGTTGACCGGTTTGTAGGGCGGGTTGGTGTCGAAAGGGTCGTCGGAAGGCGGGAATTCGCCCGGCACGTCCCAGATCAGCGTCGCGGCCGTCCAACCCTGTTCGAACGCGGCCAAGTAGGTGAGCGGCTTGATGGCGGATCCCGGCTGCCGGGCGCGGACGGCCATGTTCACCTGGCCGGCCGGTTGGGCGTAGAAATCCGGCGAGCCGACCATCGCCAGGATCTCCCCCGTCGAAGGCCGGATGGCGACCAGCGCCCCTCCGGTTACGCGCTTGTCGGCTAGCGCTTGAACCTGGCGCAGGACGACATCCTGCGCCAGATCCTGCACGCCCGGATCTAGGGTGGTATAGACCTGGAAGCCCGAACGGTAAATGGTCTGCGGATCGTACAGCGATTCCAGCTGCTGGCGGATGTAATTCACCCAATGCGGATAGCGCATGTACACATCCGGGGGGGCGAACTGCCTGCTTTGGGATGCGGTCCACGCCGCCACGGCCTCGTCCGGCGAGATGCAGACTTCGCCCAAGTTTTCCCCGATGAAGACGCAATCCTGTTCGGCGCTGGTTTCGATCAACATCACCAGCACCTGGCGCTGTCGCTCGAGGGTCGCTTCGCGGTTGGTGTACACGTCGTAGACCGAGGGCGCCTGGGGCAGGCCGGCCAGGAACGACGCCTGCTCGAGGTTGAGCCGGTCGGCGGTGGTCCGGTAATAGGTCTCGGCCGCCGCCTGCACGCCGTAGGCCAGGTTGCCGTATGAATTTTCGTTCAGGAACAGCTCCAGGATTTCTTCCTTGGAGTAGCGGCGGGTGATCTCCACCGCCAACAGCGCCTCGCGCACCTTGCGCATGTAGGAAATGTCCGAACGCTCCTCGGGCGTCATCAGGACCATCCGGGCCAACTGCTGGGTGATGGTGGAGGCGCCCGAGACGGTCTCGCCCGAGGAGAAGTTCTGGGTGAACGCCCGCAAAATCGCCCACGGGTCGAAGCCGGGATGGCTGAAAAAATTCTTATCTTCGGCGGCGATGGTCGCCGCCAGCATGTAGG
The window above is part of the Anaerolineales bacterium genome. Proteins encoded here:
- a CDS encoding transglycosylase domain-containing protein translates to MDESSADRFRRLQRSLDETGDWDDEDEEEEVSFEDESAPPPEQAIAGEEPAGAEPPPPAPGHGFGAEEDSFSSDSGEVDPSSGESAAPPPGGPDGLEFETEFVESVPPKEPPKPPRIPHWRARRRPPRTGPLAPGGGSSTSGFSKSRRSRGRAVRSCLFRILLTGVFSFTAAGFLAAGFMLYEYFQIASTLPSVDDLRTHTAQFETTRIFDRNGQLLYEIIDPNAGRRTYTPLTSISPYMLAATIAAEDKNFFSHPGFDPWAILRAFTQNFSSGETVSGASTITQQLARMVLMTPEERSDISYMRKVREALLAVEITRRYSKEEILELFLNENSYGNLAYGVQAAAETYYRTTADRLNLEQASFLAGLPQAPSVYDVYTNREATLERQRQVLVMLIETSAEQDCVFIGENLGEVCISPDEAVAAWTASQSRQFAPPDVYMRYPHWVNYIRQQLESLYDPQTIYRSGFQVYTTLDPGVQDLAQDVVLRQVQALADKRVTGGALVAIRPSTGEILAMVGSPDFYAQPAGQVNMAVRARQPGSAIKPLTYLAAFEQGWTAATLIWDVPGEFPPSDDPFDTNPPYKPVNYDGRFHGPVTVRGALANSYNIPAVKTLQAVGIYDDPATPSPDGFIPMAKRLGITTLTRADYGLSLTLGGGEVTPLEMTGAFAVLAAGGVRIPPVAITKIQTFDGKTVFEHQPAAGERVLREEHAFLISSILSDNEARTPMFGANSVLNLPFPAAVKTGTTNDFKDNWTVGYTPDLAAGVWIGNPDNTEMIGTTGVSGAAPIWAEFMVHAVQQIAGGNPAPFTPPPGIIQKLICADSGTEPSKYCTSTRTEYFASDQPPLPAAQDLWRDTWIDTFTGLRASAACADHMQQGLTIAVSDPDARLWLAGTPEGRAWAAARGFPDPLIYYPEGECTADSPRPILLITVPEENQTVADERFDILGKADATREFDHFTLEYALDRDPDEWIAIIPPSTIPVSATGKLAEWDVSRIDNGWLTIRLTVFSRQGGKAEINVRFHLQKPVPTPVPTRTPTETPTVTLTPTETPIPTGTPTFTPQPTSTGTASETPLPTDTETPLPTSTPTT